One window from the genome of Hydractinia symbiolongicarpus strain clone_291-10 chromosome 1, HSymV2.1, whole genome shotgun sequence encodes:
- the LOC130632706 gene encoding uncharacterized protein LOC130632706 has translation MAYKLVACILAVAFAFIPETIAQDVSTTMEPMMYTKPMDSQLNCTNIPNVPQRPTADDIDQAVVASNRVIRATILFLSSNTTEGVRLRVRTINRVLALLTDLLQSLIRRIRIVNRRLNCGLVTTLAQATRLEAINDRDTRSVRSLRDLRRRLRELRERLQKLN, from the exons ATGGCGTATAAACTTGTAGCATGTATTTTGGCGGTTGCATTTGCATTTATACCAG AAACAATTGCACAAGATGTATCAACAACTATGGAACCTATGATGTATACAAAGCCCATGGATTCTCAACTCAACTGCACCAACATTCCTAATGTCCCACAAAGGCCCACCGCAGATGATATTGATCAAGCTGTAGTAGCCTCTAATAGAGTGATCAGAGctactattttgtttttgtcta GTAACACAACAGAAGGAGTGCGGTTGAGAGTTAGGACAATAAACAGAGTTCTCGCTCTTCTTACTGATTTACTACAAAGTTTAATCAGGCGAATTAGAATTGTGAACAGGCGACTTAATTGTGGACTGGTAACAACTCTGGCACAAGCTACTCGCTTGGAGGCTATTAATGACAGAGACACAAGATCTGTTCGTTCTCTCAGAGATTTAAGACGGAGGCTTCGAGAATTGAGAGAAAGGTTACAGAAGCTAAACTGA